Proteins from a genomic interval of Sander vitreus isolate 19-12246 chromosome 6, sanVit1, whole genome shotgun sequence:
- the znf1035 gene encoding zinc finger protein 1035 isoform X1, with protein MANGWDSYFHNIPPLSSDPSTLRRTSESEGSISQHIENLIGHHDFPNAVSSHDVPATNSNFNTNYNSNLSIENPSPDCLYQRYCKETPWQADVDQMEKDYLPRCGNSISDFGTDGLLTLGSYPSSFTTDLQELKQDCGMLATSFLEDYSDVSSCSEAEVGETRPSCKFMASNSLPKPKMSIATTHSSSEWLFTDAGNVLLPTQSLCPNMSKTNVILPSTSNVTTVECAQDKMEENVKSYAGHRRSSTTFNMGTTGSETVEDRNDHGGCPDQKREEDVERGLTQGKNPNLSMSGHENLAGDGIEDYPYGNEEEQIVATAPNSMTTLDNEQDLSDEKVLRKEIKESFDQKNDNPNPTDGHDGNTREDTQDKSEDLKSEGKESGAFENKTFEQKSPNPNPTDGQDENMETNFQEKEIQSNTYQSSDPLEVSDSKDVTCELRESKSTLKSNGHDVESCLQLSEHQSSESVAQDNICGTAVISDSHFSNASDKNEQCVASHSESCLQPNGSSTDVNPCLKKELTSAAEKKTTSSSMEPFRTDHPVTSGSKEPSVSNGLESCSQSNTSTTDIHPCLQKEWTSPAEITNATSPDQYQPLHQSPVAEQTGSVNVDVAENARESLELDTSAVDPSVLGVLYGEPLSREDSSCDADETKLDTSHDKDSSGARPDGNSINYSEGQAPQLIFSTQMRKRLQPVVILKTLESVNGMSNSYHCADCKHTTHNVDDLIEHHHCCRSVHNFQFCKTCDLYLMRNEQAEKHVYCVTKERPQLSSDSNLPKKGKPRRCLRCIKCKLIFSKMVYYVKHMRTHTGKTPYKCNGCESYFAQSCSLRRHKRIPGRCKQLNLSVTDSDVVIKETETPPQKGLIQNKPYPNLPGCHVKLVDISKTHQCSVCRKSFITADKAKKHFYNIHKGKSLTVSSSPCTTKRSGGKSQKLENETTGLYKCPLCPRLFKYSYNRARHLRHCVRETIYGGKEKIAGKYRCPLCHATFTLPSNRYRHIKTFCFKECVNRLAKERVKSKEQVERKKTKGIEQKMQLNKNEQNKQPKEMTPKKEALPFLAAPNTLPHYKCNLCPAVFYHASGIYRHMKKHELFKLTGKMFKYRNSLLSTLSKPATLSTTMTGGSNDNSKSSEANGSLALSCYFCEKCFDTPQALKKHERNHRGQKPYRCLECGKGFKKRASLIGHKSVHQRRIQCTVCRKILPTIGELIKHRSSHLKRGKLQCPDCHQQFQYPAYLLRHLDTHKQKANKTSQLDERPPLKPQQSMESVKERSGPKQLQCSLCKEAFDDPQVLRKHCLTHISGSSTNQCPFCKHNFSTRRYLLRHMIKHTGDKPLSCSNCGKQFYRDLYLKLHHEKCLPGKIRHLVTMESDTKTKGQHQCSYCPRRFFKIIRLKNHHRGHKTNTLLLCSRCGQYFGFTKLNQHQRNCMETSELNIDLSPNGDVCKSTTQPSNVPMPNKKRSNATRMLQFKCSHCTQRFRYRSLLLRHLISHTGVQPYACMHCGHRYRSQIMCLQHEAFCNGVETGQLKVKDEAATQLSKTPTLREAAQKPQTEVESEYKCKFCTKTFMKSRSLRRHILTHNEVKPYRCKACDSCFSRYDHLEVHQTRCRGKRTRLEVCIPKISLDDVGKGWQNRFGLEPAEKQETFECEVCSRSFSTQSKLSRHVTLFHTTKLFKCTRCGSSFSHEKTLKKHLKMKRCRKFCKETTLETNPPTENASTPLKAVRNRIIQRIHPYLNKTHKYACSHCPRAFGNSWQLGVHTRLHTGERPYACDYCGERFIRKDYMQRHSTKCPKKTPILSKSTVGQLRQLTSESPPKGFSCAYCNSRFLLFSQLQEHFLNAHQLETNVSPVSTAPLQHHLLNIPNIKEEPLDDSCDEQLSDAANLICKLDTSLDSEIPNKFSCPECNMSFTNKAGLTGHLRVHTMKCPFNCKRCNRGFWNKSLLRNHNRKCRFGRISESSTTQQLEVPLKAQIDFVLNDSVLVFKDTSTSAGTGVLQTNFSHKDDLMAESPQNSEENQVQSSSSKEKKAVQYQCSECDKSFTDGLMLISHLEDHGRQEQAKKRNSCIKCGQVFASQGNLERHMKLHENNRKYSCPDCSKVIYTQSDLEIHRTCHDRNRPFACKLCNCRFWTRPSLCNHYREEHPDDAFTCRFCNKAYSVKKSLARHYRRWHKKEQQDLGRTVPDKCSSEQQSSSQVSTTGESGEDEKNGSEDSDSDSAPYFPCHVCGKTFPTSESLEDHQRCHLGEKPHECAECGRCFFQASQLQQHQRMHKSEFQCQACRRGFVSLFALRKHKHTHGKSRPYRCSKCDFSFTGPSQLAEHMSTHREENFPCDICNLVFPSKSSRAEHRKSHSKSGDHPPPSIPREEHEKSASHTESSSVPPKELKYRCGVCGERFRDPEELSEHGCMAAKERPYSCSDCDKHFLHASHLKKHRTTHQLSSSTSEYPCNQCNNSFSSSRLFHSHLMSHVDTSAETKHNTKGKDEGLAHGFICPVCHQCFASATELMCHFPTHPDGTFECKICKMTFPSESKLQEHNHSHVISATEFECTDCGQSFWGKDAFCQHHCSHQPHSTMEAEYSSPSAKTSPPTYYQAVGEEEIDVTGEDLYNCPVCSMQFYSKSGLLEHQNKQHQNEKPFECQLCGKTFARKRYLREHERRHRQKETAQLESKFKCTQCVTEFNSAQDLSLHMRLHAEKEVGEYRCEMCYKSFSQWSHLKQHQESHVGQVVYECTECDKAFAFPHLLEEHQQTHAGSSQ; from the coding sequence ATGGCCAATGGGTGGGATTCATACTTCCATAACATTCCACCTCTATCATCAGATCCAAGCACTTTGAGAAGGACATCAGAGTCAGAGGGAAGTATTTCCCAGCATATAGAGAACTTGATTGGACATCATGACTTCCCCAACGCAGTGTCTTCACATGATGTCCCTGCAACAAACTCAAACTTTAACACAAACTATAACTCAAATCTCAGTATTGAAAATCCCAGTCCAGACTGTCTTTACCAAAGATACTGCAAGGAAACACCATGGCAAGCTGATGTAGATCAAATGGAAAAAGATTACTTGCCAAGATGCGGAAATAGTATCTCAGATTTTGGCACGGATGGATTATTGACATTGGGATCTTATCCTTCATCTTTTACAACAGATTTACAAGAACTTAAGCAAGACTGTGGAATGCTAGCTACATCATTTCTTGAAGACTACTCAGATGTCAGTAGCTGCTCGGAAGCAGAAGTGGGTGAAACAAGGCCCTCTTGTAAATTCATGGCAAGTAATTCActtccaaaaccaaaaatgagTATTGCTACAACACACAGCTCATCAGAATGGCTTTTCACTGATGCTGGAAATGTGTTGCTTCCGACTCAGAGTCTGTGTCCTAATATGTCAAAGACTAATGTAATTCTACCAAGTACATCAAATGTGACGACAGTTGAATGTGCACAAGACAAGATGGAAGAAAATGTCAAATCTTACGCAGGACACCGTCGGTCCTCTACTACATTTAACATGGGGACTACAGGGAGTGAGACTGTAGAGGATAGAAATGATCATGGTGGTTGTCCAGAtcagaaaagagaggaggatgTGGAGAGAGGTCTCACTCAAGGAAAAAATCCAAACCTCTCGATGAGTGGCCATGAAAACTTGGCTGGTGATGGAATAGAGGACTACCCATATGGCAATGAGGAGGAGCAAATTGTTGCAACTGCTCCAAATAGCATGACTACATTGGACAATGAGCAAGATCTCTCAGATGAGAAAGTCCTAAGAAAGGAAATTAAGGAATCTTTTGACCAAAAAAATGATAATCCCAACCCAACAGATGGTCATGATGGAAATACAAGAGAAGACACACAGGACAAAAGTGAAGACCTAAAAAGTGAAGGAAAGGAATCGGGTGCATttgaaaataagacatttgagcAGAAATCCCCAAATCCTAACCCCACTGATGGTCAAGATGAAAATATGGAAACTAACTTTCAGGAGAAAGAGATCCAGTCAAATACCTATCAATCTTCTGATCCACTGGAAGTGTCCGATTCTAAAGATGTCACTTGTGAACTGAGGGAAAGCAAAAGTACCTTGAAAAGTAACGGTCATGATGTTGAATCCTGTTTGCAGTTATCTGAGCACCAGTCTTCTGAAAGTGTAGCTCAGGATAATATttgtgggactgctgtgataaGTGATAGTCATTTCAGCAATGCCAGTGACAAAAATGAGCAGTGTGTTGCAAGTCATTCAGAATCCTGCTTACAGCCAAATGGCTCCAGCACAGATGTAAATCCATGTCTAAAAAAAGAATTGACAAGTGCAGCAGAGAAGAAAACCACATCATCCTCTATGGAACCATTTCGCACTGACCATCCTGTGACGAGTGGCAGTAAAGAGCCAAGTGTTTCTAATGGTTTAGAATCCTGTTCACAGTCAAACACCTCAACCACAGACATACATCCCTGTCTACAAAAGGAATGGACAAGTCCAGCAGAGATTACAAATGCAACTTCTCCAGATCAGTATCAGCCACTACACCAAAGTCCAGTAGCCGAACAAACAGGAAGTGTTAATGTGGATGTTGCTGAAAATGCAAGAGAGTCGTTGGAGTTGGACACATCTGCAGTGGATCCGTCAGTACTTGGCGTGCTGTATGGTGAACCTCTGTCAAGAGAAGATTCTTCATGTGATGCTGATGAAACAAAACTTGACACAAGTCACGATAAAGACAGTTCTGGGGCCAGACCTGACGGTAACAGTATAAACTATTCAGAAGGACAAGCACCTCAACTCATATTCTCTACACAAATGAGGAAACGTCTGCAGCCTGTCGTAATATTGAAGACCTTGGAGTCCGTAAATGGAATGAGTAACTCTTATCATTGTGCAGAttgcaaacacacaacacacaatgtAGATGATCTAATTGAACACCACCATTGTTGCCGTTCAGTGCACAATTTCCAGTTTTGCAAGACTTGTGATCTCTACCTGATGAGGAATGAACAAGCAGAGAAACATGTGTATTGTGTAACCAAAGAACGCCCTCAGCTCTCTTCTGATTCCAACCtaccaaaaaaaggaaaacctcGCAGATGCCTCAGGTGCATTAAGTGCAAActcatattttccaaaatggtTTATTATGTCAAGCATATGAGGACTCACACTGGCAAAACACCCTATAAGTGTAATGGGTGTGAATCATATTTTGCACAGTCTTGTAGCCTGCGAAGACACAAGCGTATACCTGGAAGATGCAAGCAGCTTAACCTTTCAGTTACGGATTCTGATGTCGTTATCAAAGAAACTGAAACACCACCACAAAAGGGCTTGATACAGAACAAACCATATCCAAATCTGCCCGGATGTCACGTAAAGCTTGTTGACATCTCCAAAACTCATCAGTGTAGTGTATGTCGTAAAAGCTTCATAACTGCAGACAAGGCCAAAAAGCACTTCTACAACATACACAAGGGCAAGAGTTTGACAGTTTCATCAAGTCCGTGTACCACAAAACGCAGTGGTGGGAAAAGCCAAAAACTGGAGAATGAGACAACGGGATTATATAAATGTCCTCTTTGTCCACGGCTTTTCAAGTACTCTTACAACAGGGCTCGACATTTGCGTCACTGTGTCAGAGAAACAATATATGGTGGCAAGGAAAAAATTGCCGGTAAATATCGGTGTCCCTTGTGCCACGCTACCTTTACTTTACCATCTAACCGATATAgacatattaaaacattttgctTCAAAGAGTGTGTTAATCGGCTTGCAAAAGAGAGGGTTAAATCAAAGGAGCAGGTTGAACGGAAAAAAACGAAGGGAATTGAACAGAAAATgcagttaaataaaaatgaacagaaTAAACAGCCTAAGGAAATGACACCAAAAAAAGAAGCACTCCCATTTTTAGCAGCTCCCAACACGTTACCACATTACAAATGCAATCTTTGTCCAGCAGTTTTTTATCATGCTTCTGGAATATACAGGCATATGAAGAAACATGAGCTGTTTAAACTCACTGGCAAAATGTTCAAGTACAGGAATTCACTGTTGTCTACCTTGTCCAAACCAGCAACTTTAAGTACTACAATGACTGGAGGGAGTAATGATAACTCAAAATCAAGCGAAGCAAACGGCAGTCTTGCCCTGAGCTGTTATTTTTGTGAAAAGTGTTTCGACACACCACAGGCACTAAAGAAACATGAGCGCAATCACAGAGGTCAAAAACCATACCGCTGTCTGGAATGTGGAAAAGGGTTCAAGAAACGTGCCTCATTGATTGGTCATAAAAGCGTTCACCAGAGGAGGATACAGTGCACTGTCTGCAGAAAGATTCTTCCAACTATTGGAGAACTGATCAAGCACAGAAGCTCACATCTTAAAAGGGGAAAGCTTCAATGCCCAGACTGTCATCAGCAGTTTCAGTATCCTGCATATCTCCTTAGGCATCTAGACACCCACAAACAGAAGGCAAACAAGACAAGTCAGCTTGATGAGAGACCACCATTAAAACCACAGCAATCCATGGAATCCGTAAAAGAGCGGAGTGGACCAAAACAGCTACAGTGTTCCTTGTGCAAAGAGGCATTTGATGATCCCCAAGTTCTAAGAAAACATTGCCTTACGCATATATCTGGGTCTTCGACAAACCAGTGTCCATTTTGCAAACATAATTTCAGTACTCGCCGCTATTTGCTGCGCCATATGATCAAACATACTGGAGACAAACCCCTTTCCTGCTCTAACTGTGGAAAACAGTTTTACCGTGACTTGTACCTTAAACTTCATCATGAGAAGTGTTTGCCTGGTAAAATCAGACATCTTGTCACAATGGAGTCTGACACGAAGACAAAGGGGCAACATCAGTGTTCCTATTGTCCACGGAGGTTTTTCAAGATAATCCGCCTGAAAAATCATCACCGTGGCCACAAGACAAACACTCTGCTTCTATGCTCAAGATGTGGGCAGTACTTTGGATTCACAAAATTAAATCAACATCAGAGGAACTGCATGGAAACTTCAGAGCTCAACATTGACTTATCTCCTAATGGTGATGTCTGTAAAAGCACTACGCAGCCGAGCAATGTCCCTAtgccaaataaaaaaaggtcaaatgCAACCAGGATGCTTCAGTTTAAATGCTCTCACTGTACACAGAGGTTTAGGTACAGATCGTTACTCTTGAGACATCTTATTTCACATACTGGTGTGCAACCCTATGCATGTATGCACTGTGGACACAGATATAGAAGTCAGATAATGTGTTTGCAGCATGAAGCTTTCTGTAATGGTGTTGAAACAGGGCAGTTGAAAGTCAAAGATGAGGCTGCAACTCAATTATCAAAGACACCTACTCTCAGAGAAGCAGCACAAAAGCCCCAAACAGAAGTTGAATCGGAGTACAAGTGCAAATTCTGCACCAAGACCTTCATGAAATCACGAAGCCTGAGACGTCACATTTTGACACATAACGAAGTGAAGCCTTATCGCTGTAAAGCCTGTGACAGCTGCTTTTCAAGGTATGATCATTTGGAAGTACATCAGACTCGCTGTAGAGGGAAAAGAACGCGATTGGAAGTCTGTATTCCCAAAATCAGTTTGGATGATGTTGGCAAGGGTTGGCAAAATAGGTTTGGCCTGGAGCCTGCTGAAAAGCAGGAGACATTTGAGTGTGAAGTCTGTTCAAGGAGCTTCTCAACTCAGTCTAAGCTTTCCCGACATGTCACTTTGTTCCATACTACTAAACTATTTAAGTGCACACGCTGTGGCTCGTCATTCTCTCAtgaaaaaactctgaaaaagCATTTGAAGATGAAGAGGTGCAGAAAGTTTTGCAAAGAAACTACACTGGAAACTAATCCACCAACAGAAAATGCGTCAACCCCACTTAAAGCGGTGAGAAATAGAATTATACAGCGTATCCATCCTTACTTGAACAAAACGCACAAATATGCTTGTAGTCATTGCCCCCGTGCTTTTGGGAACAGCTGGCAATTGGGTGTGCACACCCGACTGCACACAGGAGAGCGGCCATATGCCTGTGATTATTGTGGTGAGAGATTTATAAGGAAGGATTATATGCAGCGTCATTCCACAAAGTGCCCCAAAAAAACACCAATATTATCAAAGTCCACAGTTGGCCAACTCCGACAGTTGACCTCTGAAAGCCCACCAAAAGGCTTTTCTTGTGCATACTGTAATTCCCGTTTCTTGCTATTTTCACAGCTTCAGGagcattttttaaatgcacacCAGCTGGAAACAAATGTATCACCGGTGTCTACTGCTCCCCTACAACACCATCTGTTGAATATACCAAACATCAAAGAAGAGCCTTTGGATGACAGTTGTGACGAACAGCTTAGTGATGCGGCCAATTTAATCTGTAAACTAGATACATCTCTTGATAGTGAGATCCCCAATAAATTTTCCTGCCCAGAGTGCAATATGTcctttacaaataaagctgGACTAACTGGTCATCTGCGTGTACACACAATGAAGTGTCCTTTTAACTGTAAAAGATGCAACAGGGGCTTCTGGAATAAAAGTCTTCTCCGTAATCACAACAGGAAATGTAGATTTGGACGCATTTCAGAGAGTAGTACAACCCAACAGTTGGAAGTACCTTTGAAAGCACAAATTGATTTTGTGCTGAATGACTCTGTTCTAGTGTTTAAAGACACCTCCACTTCAGCTGGCACTGGGGTTCTGCAGACCAACTTCTCCCACAAAGATGACTTAATGGCCGAATCCCCACAAAATTCTGAAGAAAATCAGGTGCAAAGCAGCTCAAGTAAAGAGAAGAAAGCTGTGCAGTACCAATGTTCAGAATGTGATAAGAGCTTCACAGATGGCTTAATGCTTATTAGTCACCTTGAAGACCATGGAAGACAGGAACAAGCGAAAAAGCGCAATTCATGTATTAAGTGTGGGCAGGTGTTCGCTAGTCAAGGAAATCTTGAAAGACACATGAAGCTACATGAAAATAATAGGAAATACTCTTGCCCTGACTGCTCCAAGGTGATTTACACCCAATCTGATCTTGAAATCCACAGAACATGCCATGACCGAAATAGGCCTTTTGCTTGCAAACTGTGTAATTGCAGGTTTTGGACAAGACCATCTTTATGTAATCATTACAGAGAAGAGCATCCAGATGATGCATTCACTTGTCGTTTCTGTAACAAGGCTTATTCTGTCAAAAAATCACTGGCAAGACATTATAGAAGATGGCATAAAAAAGAGCAGCAGGATCTTGGGAGAACTGTACCTGACAAGTGCAGCAGTGAACAACAATCCAGCAGTCAAGTCAGTACAACTGGTGAAAGCGGTGAAGATGAAAAAAACGGCAGTGAGGACAGCGACTCAGACTCTGCGCCTTACTTCCCGTGCCACGTGTGTGGCAAGACATTCCCAACATCAGAAAGTCTTGAGGATCATCAGCGGTGTCACCTGGGTGAAAAACCACATGAATGTGCAGAATGTGGTAGATGTTTTTTCCAGGCATCCCAGTTACAGCAGCATCAACGAATGCACAAGTCTGAATTTCAGTGTCAGGCATGCCGCAGGGGTTTTGTCTCACTCTTTGCACTACGTAAACACAAGCACACCCATGGAAAGAGCCGTCCGTACCGTTGTTCCAAGTGTGACTTCAGTTTCACAGGACCATCGCAGTTGGCAGAACACATGTCTACCCATCGTGAAGAGAACTTCCCATGTGATATATGCAATCTGGTGTTTCCCTCCAAGAGTAGTAGAGCTGAGCATCGGAAAAGCCACTCTAAGTCAGGTGATCACCCCCCACCTTCAATTCCAAGGGAAGAACATGAGAAGTCTGCTTCACATACTGAAAGTTCATCCGTACCCCCCAAAGAACTTAAATATCGCTGCGGTGTTTGTGGTGAGCGTTTCAGAGACCCAGAGGAGCTCTCAGAACACGGTTGCATGGCGGCCAAAGAGCGGCCATACTCGTGTTCAGACTGCGATAAACATTTTCTGCATGCATCTCACCTGAAAAAGCACAGGACCACCCATCAACTATCATCGTCTACTAGTGAATATCCATGCAATCAATGCAACAATAGCTTTTCCTCATCTCGGCTCTTCCACAGCCATCTGATGAGCCATGTTGATACTTCAGCAGAAACTAAGCATAACACTAAAGGTAAAGATGAAGGTCTAGCACACGGTTTCATATGTCCAGTTTGTCATCAGTGTTTTGCCAGTGCCACTGAATTGATGTGTCATTTTCCCACACATCCTGATGGTACCTTTGAATGCAAAATTTGTAAaatgacatttccctctgaaagtAAGCTTCAAGAACACAATCACTCTCATGTTATATCAGCTACTGAATTTGAATGCACAGACTGTGGCCAGAGCTTTTGGGGAAAAGATGCTTTCTGCCAGCACCACTGTTCCCATCAACCGCATTCAACAATGGAGGCTGAATACTCAAGTCCATCAGCAAAGACATCCCCTCCAACTTATTATCAAGcagtaggagaggaggagattGACGTTACCGGAGAGGACTTGTACAATTGCCCTGTTTGCTCAATGCAGTTCTACTCAAAAAGTGGTCTTTTGGAGCATCAAAATAAACAGCACCAAAATGAGAAGCCATTCGAATGCCAGCTTTGTGGAAAAACGTTTGCCAGGAAGCGGTACCTCAGAGAGCACGAGCGAAGGCATCGACAAAAAGAGACGGCTCAATTGGAAAGCAAGTTCAAATGTACCCAGTGCGTCACGGAATTCAATTCAGCACAAGATCTCTCTTTGCATATGAGATTGCACGCTGAAAAAGAAGTTGGAGAGTACCGCTGTGAAATGTGCTACAAGTCATTCAGCCAGTGGTCTCATCTGAAGCAGCACCAAGAAAGTCATGTCGGCCAAGTTGTCTATGAATGCACAGAATGTGACAAAGCCTTCGCTTTTCCTCACCTACTGGAGGAACATCAACAGACTCATGCTGGGTCTTCTCAGTAG